gagatagcgaaccttatttaaaattagagatagcgaaccttatttaaaattagatatagcgaaccttatttaaaattagagatagcgaaccttattataaattagagatagcgaaccttgtttgaaattagagatagcgaaccttatttaaaattagtgatagcgaaccttagagatagcgaaccttagagatagcgaaccttagagatagcggaccttatagCGGAAATTAAAATAGAGAACCTTAGGGATTCCGGGATTGTTaacattagagatagcggaccttattttaaattagtgatagcgaaccttagagatagcgaaccttcaataaattagtgatagcggacctttttaaaattagagatagcggaccttatttaaaattagtgataacgaaccttaggtatagcgaaccctaatcgaaattagtgataacgaaccttagagatagcggacctttttcgtaattagtgataacgaaccttagagatagcgaaccttagagatagcgaaccttagagatagcgaagcCGGCCATCATTTGAGAATTTTGACCAACCGTATTGAAAATACACATTTGTTTcctccaaaagacctaaaaatgaaagatcaacattttcaacattccTGCACTCTGTGGTCCTTCTAGAACACTGGAAACGAATTAAATGTAAAACACCTTGAAAATTCgtctaatggcgcacttgggctccctTTCCTAAGGGTaactttcatgtgcaaatagagagctccctcctctgaaatttcaacaagaattaaggttccatgcccttatttgctggtggtaaTTTTACAGGAGGGAACTTTtagattgtgcctaaaattccacttatgtcaagggagcccatagcgccattaggcgaacctttacggtatttCTATCGCTCTTGTTCAGTCGTTTGTACTATCATGAGGATTACTACACTGCTTTAGCTCGTGGCGCATATAATGCCTGGGAAGAAGTGGAGAGAGATTCGGGAGAACAGCTCGTCTTCAAAACTGGTGGTTTAATTCTGGGTAAAAAAGGAACCATAGAAGAACAGATTGTATACCGATATGCCAACTCACTGAAAAAACATGAAATACCGTAAGTAATAAGCCTAAATACTCCCATTCAAATCCCGGGATACAAGCCGGTAAATgactttttgtgtgtgttaaattATTGTTGTGAATACAAGTACTCGGAGAGTTTTGTGAACTCCCACACACTTACTCCGGAATTCGGAGGTGCTCCTACATTATTACAACATGTTGCcatagaccgagtgacaaactctaaatgagctgtgacatcatcacccaatttacatctcgccgtccacaaccaatacaattggagcactattggcctgtttgccaaatatgggcattatagTGGTGTCcgaccaatatttatgaatattgcatggtacatcAAGTGAAAATACCCGGATGGTGTCAAAATTTGACTCGAATATACCTTTTGGTCGATACTATCGATtaagtttgatattttttatgaatgaactgtagtgtGAATGGTAGCACGCCGCCATCCACAGCCTTCTGTACATGTCCGCGCTGCTTGCGTGGTACATGTATAATTGTCAATCTTGTCAATTATCGGGGCgtgattcactacgaaacagtgaaatgcttgCTTGAAATTACATTGGTACCTGAGTAGGTTTTgaagttttttaattttgttacatgaaatatgaagataacatattcaaatcaatattaattgtgatattttagcctaaatacatttgtttaacaAGATACGGCtatcgaaaggagtggatacgtgcagttggcCTACGGTATAATCaccacacacgggtgaatgggagatgtcctccaactttttaaataatttacagcaggaatttccttgaaaaagaaGAATGACCGTCTTTCAGTAGAGAGGTGACTGTGTTTGTCGGaacggattagggttaggattatggcttCCGGCACATACGGTCATCGTCACTCTCTTTTATTTTGTAGTTATCTTGTTGAGCCACCTTTATGTATAGGTCTAGTTAGAAGCTGCCATCTACAGATTTTGCGCTCCGTCATGTTGAACTTTGGTGCACTTGACCAGATCGACAGCCCCAACTTTATCCTAATTAAAATCCCAGTTAAAGCTAAGGCCCGAAATAgtccgtttagatgttatgaacgaaAAAATGATCATTCCCCCATGGGGGTACCATACATACTGATCCATGGGCCATTGTGAAACTCGCGTTTGCTATATCGTATCAAAAACTCAAttgcaatttacctcaaaacctggaaatctgattttttttttcattgtacaGCCCTCATGTGAGGCACAATACACAATAGGAACAGATCTGAACACAGccaattttaaatctttataccGTAAAATATTCACTCTTTAATGCCATGCAGGTTTGAAATGTTAGAAGGAAAAGCACTTCGCCAACGTTTTCCACAATTCACTGCTGATAATCTGATAGCGTTGTACCAGAAAGAAGGGGGATTGGTGGATGCGGCCCGCGGGAATTCTACGCATATTCAACTTGCTGAAGCGAATGGTGCTACAGTGTTGGAAAATGCCACTGTGTCTCGTATTGGTAGACAAGCTGATGGTACAATCGTAGTATGTATAACAATATTTCAATTTCAGAACTACCGCCGACAGGGGTTGTGCGTAATTGGGTGCGTTACCCCTGAGTCTGAGGTCTTAGGGGccataaaaagtaaagaaaacagaTATGGGCCTGTAAGAAAAGGGACCTTAGGGGCccgtaaaaacaaagaaaagacaCCTTGTATATGAAATTAAGATAGCCTATCCTTTTTAGGAGCCATGCACTGAGCAAAGAAAAGAGAGTGGCGAGTGTTAGCCCAAACACCTTGTTTGGGGTCAAACTAGGGTAAAAGTGCACAATTTTACATGCTTCGCGGAAGTTCGTccatcaaatatcaaaatatcacgcTTTCACGGCATGGTGGTAAAAtctctcacgccaaggtagtatataTCACGCCAAGGTGGTAAAATCGCATGATTTTTCCAAAATCACACCACCCCACCCCGACTTTTTAGGTTCTCGAGTGAAAAACTTGGGCAAACAATAATTTCATCCCATCAAACAGTGGCGGTGGAAGCATTAAAATGAAAGGGGGACGAGCATAATTATTTTGTGCCGTTTTTACACTTTTagtgcagggctgtcaacttttcggAATTGCTTGACTTGAGATATTGTTGATGTTATTAAGAATATAGTACAAGATTGGTCACACGATTAAGAATATTGCGaatgataaacatgataaccAAACGGCTCGTTAGACCACTATTCTCCCTATTTTATGATGTGACTTTTTTCTGCCATAACTAAATAGTTATGTAAGCTTATATACATAAAATACAGCCTATAGAGTTTGAAAGTGCATATGACTCGATTTTTATTGTCATTTTCTGAACCTAGCTgaagctcgatgaaagtacacacctggtccATGAATATGCCAAATTAACAGtattatgtttaaaatgttttaatcagTAAAGAAATTGTTTGAAGGTATTTAGAAGGGTAGATTTCATTTATAAtgtaaatccatttaattgacttatcactattttttttatttagctaCAGCTCAATGTTGTTCCACAGTTCCACTTCGTAATTTAAAAGTTCGATTTGAAACCCTCTATAATGTTCTCGTTCGTATAGACATTTTCCGAATCGAACGTCGGATTTATTGTGCATCGCGTATGACTTGTGCCTTCATGATGGAATGGGGAAAATTGTCTATAAAGTTAAAGACTGAATCGCGTTAAAACTCTTGCGCGGATGTATGAATTGTGCTTTCATGATGGAATGTGGAAAATTGCCTATAAAGTTCAAGACTGATTTTTAAACTTTTATCCTATTTTATTCCAAATACAGGTATATTCAAGTAAAGGCGTCTTTACTTGCCGTCGTGTAATCATTATAGCAGGGGCGTGGCTAAACAATGTTCTACGTTCCATAGGCCTCACAATACCAGTCACAGTCACTCAAGAACAAGTTACGTTTTTTAGAACGCCACATATCAAAGACTGCGGCAAATCCAGGTATAataaaatgatatattttaatgATGAAGCAGGGGTATGTCAATATGATTGAATGAGTCAATAAGGGAAACTTCCTGTGCCATGTGCGTGGAACACAAAAGACTAACAAGAGAGGCTAATTAATTTGATCAGGAGTCCTTTTGAATAATCTATTCCACACTGGAGGAATATTCATTTCTTTGTCCGCATTGAAATTGTCTGCAGTAGAGTTGATATGCTTAGCTTCCATGAACTTCTTTTCAGACCACTTAGTCTTCATGTCCAAACTCTTGTTACTGTTACAGTCAATGTCATTTTGGTTTAGCTATGCATCATTGTTGCaagaataggctattccatttaaaatccacactcccccgtggaagattttagaaatatcttccacagatgtagtatgaatttcaaatgtaattggacagggttaatcattttgaaacccatactccctctgtagtatggctttacctatatcttccacaactggagtgagtatttcaaatgaagttacccaactgtctattctatttaaaactatactccctttgtggaagactttagttaaatcttccacagagttagtgtggactttaaatggaatagcccatcaatGTCTCTTTGGTGTTCATTATTTCTCTTCTTCAACGCTCGAATACCAGTTTCGCCAATATACACTTGGTCACATTTCCTGTCCAACACCATGAACACTTCAACATCCCTTTTTGATAGTACCCCTAAGGCACAGCATCTTGTTAATtcagttgctctgaagatggcacttgaTAAAGTTCGACTTTCTGAAAAGGACCGATCTACAATCTGGTAATGCACCTTTCATGTTATTCCAATTGTTTTTCTACAGATTTCCAGTTTTCAGCTATACTTTGCCAGAATTTAATGTCTATGGCCTCCCACCACACGGCAACACTTATTTCAAGTTAGGTATAGATGCCGGCATGAGCCCTACCGTCACAGCCGAGACAAGAAACTTTAAACCAGATCCAAAACGGGAAAAGTTTTGTGTGGATTTCCTAAAAGAAAATATCCCGAAGGTAAGTCGGATGTCGCCTAAGTTGGCGAAATTTGCGGCGGCGTTTTACCAGCGCTCGAATTGAGGCGCGTCATTGCGTCAAAATACCCGTGGAAGtgggcgcggacccgcaaatttcctacgctacgggtccgcgtgacccgtaaaaattgaacaaagcaaagagcagaaaatcctagttttgttgttccactggaaaatctggttcacatataGGTCCaactccctgagtacactttcattttagtttctcatcaagttttcaacccgggttttcaattttctacaatctacacataccgtgatcgccgtagctaattctttctcttgaaatttcaaaggcatgggtccggcgtcggacccttgaaaattggtgaggacccttggaatttcaaaggcaagggtccagaggacccttggatttttcttcttattttgaGGCCTGGTTTTACCCATCCTTAACGTTGCTCACGCACCAAAACAACGCAATGACCATCCGTACATGTTAAAATACTTCAAGATACAATCGTAGATTCAGCAAAAGATGGATGTTCAGATCTTGCTCGATGAACTTGATGTCACTAGTGGTGTGTCAGTAAGGTTTTTTCATTGATGAAAGATGGTATGCTCAATTAATGCattaaggttgtgggttcgagccccggcgacgccatcgtgttgtgcccttgagtaaggcactttatctcgattactcctctccacccaggtgtttaaatgggtaccggcattcttaaatgctgggagggtaacagactcgctgtagaggaggtgtagcgattcccctatagcaacattacatggaggagtctggcccaatcgccaatgaaagagagatgggcactccgatatCTGTttatatacaggatcgtctcctttacctttacttacCTATATCTATTCCCAAACAGGTGATTGCGACGAATTCATGCGTCGCGTAAAATCACTGTTCCTTCTGAAAATGGTAGCAGGGTACATGTGGAGGAAAAGAGGAAAACACCGAATGCCAACTGCCAATAACAATACTATTATCATCCATTCCAATTATCTAGCAAAGAACCATATCTACGGTATCTACTAATTCATGTTTTTTACTGAAATATCAGTTTCTAGGACCGATTGCCTACACAAAAACATGTCTTTACACGATGACCCCTGACCGTAATTTCGTCATCGATACGTGCGCGAAGGTAAACTTTCCTGAAGTTATTGTTTGCTGTGGTGCTGGACATGCATACAAGTAAGTATTTTAGAACCAAAGAATGAGCTTCTTCTCCCTTCTAACTTCTCCCTTCTAATTAtgaaatgttcaaaaacaaacaagtctaaatttgttatgtgttgTCAAAAGAAACTTATGTTGCATAAAACCGTCGGAGTTCGACAACGAACTCATACGAAGTATGAGCGTATGTTGTTCTTCAACTTATATAAAATTAATGATAACCGGCTTATTTAGACCCGGCTCTCAGCCTAGTACTTGTGACGCGTGTCCTGTACGCGATTGCTTTTTTCGAACATCATTTTTGTAACACATGTgttaaaatcagttgatttgcaGAAAATCTGTTTTTCAGTAAATTTTGCTTTATTCTGTGTTGAATTATGAAAAAcggaagaaacaaaataaaaaattacaaaaatgatatacgaaaaaaaaaatcgagtccTGTACCGCCATTTCCTAGCCTTGACCATGCTGCACCTGATTAGGACTACTTCTGATAATATCAGAACTTTTATTATGTCATAACTTAGGAAGACAACGCTGAAATTATTTTGTATTCTTCTGTATTCCTCTATAGATTTGCAAGCATTCTGGGCAAAACTCTCAGCGATCTCGCTTTAAATCGGAAGCCATCTTACAATCTTGAACCGTTTAAAGTAGACCGGCCTGCCATCACGGATCCGACTTTCAAGAAGGATATGCTTTACGGTCGGGAAGCCTTGAAGGCCAAAATTGCAAAGTCTAATCTGTAAACTTTAAATAACAgttattttcgccagcccattcggggctggtacctgtttcaggtttggggtcagtttactcaagagattatattttagtggtattggaatgatttttttttttacttttgtggttaaattttttttaaatattttaattcgatttgttaggaaaagtaagtatgttttgccgtttcaacgaacgaaaacgagtgagtattaccaaagttatgtttgaactaattaattatgactttaaaagtttaaaggcctaaatgaaacaataatagttaatatatatagcatcatatggtcagcagaagaaaatctgacatcacctatgatgtcatatcagtgtccttgaccgggggtccttactccttgaccactgaacagcgtgatatcatggactgtagaaatcAGTCCatggtgatatcatgttgataacagatctatagaatcaaaatcttcatcatatccccggatcatatcacagattctcaacaatctgtgatcatatgggccatattgatgtgaaagtagttatctatcatatcctgtgtcgttttatggataaaaatgactcaaaatgttattgatgaaatggttgctatcataaacatcagttttgtcttttcaacgggaaaaatccgatgcaaaataaagtttttagggcctagctataatatgggcataatttatgcatatagtattgaacaatgtaccccatttgacatgcacttatagataaataaattgtcttactttattaatttaataacttctttattataaataaaatgacacataactatttgattcataaaattacattcaacaaaatgattgaagagaaaacacacaaggcactaggcagactgttatagaatggagtatgtaagatgccatgtccatagcttcgcaggagtttccgactagcaatcaacatgatcagcacattcagaaaaacacagtttaagagtgaagattgtagtgagtaaccagtcctttataaatgtgctggccactatctattataatatagtaggcttaaactatacattgcgaattaattaagttattttaaaataaaatgtacatgtaagttaactcaaaccggcagtgtatatatcgaaagcagtgaaatcggacattcctaagcgaagatattgagttcgtaagttctggtattacaaaattggaaattgagatatcgtgggtaaaaagctgaaaagacaaaaaaaccaacgacaacaacaacaacaacaacaacaaaacaaacagaccagaacaatttggagtacatgtaatgaattaaaagagttgacatgagattaggaattaatgttttctgctgtttcagtgtgcatgttctcatcgttgatggttggtggactgtcatgtagatgtaagcgtgatcctaaaaatgcctttcacattgaccaaaactaattacaagacctcttctacattgaggctggctttcccttttaaaggcaaTTTTTATCAATCGTAAGAGCATAATACTGAGCATTATTTTATGCTTCCTCGATTGCTCAGAGTATTTTCGTACACGTGAATTCTACATTAAATATCCGCTATTAATGTACAAGGATTTGcggaaatatttttggaaatttaGAACATTTCTAAAAATAACATCTCCAGAAAATTATCTCCAATtgcatgtttgcatttttcttagACGAAATGCTCATCAAGCTTTCATGTTTTACTGCATTTATATAATATTCACAACTTTAATGACTGAATTCAACGTACAACATAATATAATGCAATATCATAGAGTGCATACTGTTGGCATCATCACTGATCATAGAAAGGACAGTACACCACTATCAAGCATTGGTAGATGTCTCATGTAAGACAGACCATCACCctatgctaattagggtcaggggttacgggggttagagttagggtcagggttagtaacccctgaccctaattagcatatggtgatggtttgtcttaaatgagacatctaCCCAAGTCTTCCTTATCGTAAGGTACCATCACAACGGGTGTCTCCAAGGTgacgtacaggctgtatcaaaatgattggtacccaactACCCGTCAGATTTGTTGTATAATGAaatgcctgcttcttccaaacTCAAAACTAAATCCTGATAATACTACAATGTATTCAccgtcgtagtgcacgttagaatatgaccgttgcttgGTCAACTGGTTCAGGCTTTCTTAGTTACGAACccctgatcgaaatgatcacaacacaaagcctatggcatatcaaaattcggaacaggtgtatgagtccaggcttgaaccagtaaccaatgattACTAaagtgcactacgacagcgaattgtttaatgacctttgaatacaTATAAAATAGGTGGGTGTTAATGCTGCATTTTGATGAAGCAGCCAAGAGTGCATAATTTATTTaatgtgtctgatgctttactgtaccccttcactcttgttgttcaaactgctgtgaaccactgattggcccatgtggttgtcttttacaGTGCATTTGTGCCTATATaggttcttgacctgtgtcactcctcatgggctattgttcactctagcattttaaaaaaatgcagaaTTATTGTAACAGCGATGCACATTGCTACGGCACACGATAATCATGAGACAATGTACAGTTTGTGTCCAAATGGGCATCTAAAGCTGATTAGGTTAAAAaatctcaaagcccatggcagtttaaaAACTAATGcggaatgggttttttttttttttacagatttgtatcttttttgaaagattttttataactaaattttgaattaagatgtcattttcgagtgctcaaaagtacacagcataaaattgtggttgatttacacaattgaagtacaaataccAATTGTATtttacctaaacaatgcgagtatcgaatccaTTAACCTTTCTTCCAAATTTATggcagaatttcatgattttacggcaaaacaaatttaaaaaaaaaggaaaataaaaaaatattttaaaagcagtTCATCAATACTTTAGTATTTGTTTTCAtaatgtttgattttatttttctggGTGAATATTATTTCCGAACAATGGCGATATAGTTATAAAACAGGTTGAAAGCAAAGATATGAAATAAATAACTATGAATGGGAAAGCTTTCAAGGAACCCGCGTGTTCACGGCGCAGCTGAGAATAGAGCCTTTGTTTCTGCACTTTATATCCTTTTGGTACCTTTGCTAGACATCTTCTGCAAATAGTGTTgtcaaaacgttattgtaaaatatttcttgcaaaaaatttttgaccaatattttgttaacatttaaataccattatgttagaatatttgcagtaagatatcaaacattttttcaatgttatgacagcgttttataccctttatataccatcTATATAatacgacatttaaacgttttctgacaaccttttccaaccttttgcgaattaatcgaaaacgttttgtgtttggtgggaAGCTACAGCCCTGGAAGAAGTAAAAGCAGAGACTGTTTTTCGTATGACGCATTCTAAAAATGGTGAAAAGAAGCTTTCAAGAAGGATATGTTTTACGGTCGGAAAGCCTTGAAGGCCAAATTTGCAAAGTATAATTTGTAAACTTTAAATAACAATCATTTTCCAATCCATCCATTTTAAAGTGGGCAATTGCGTAGTCAGCAATATTTATGTCATGTCAGCATCGCTGTTACGATAACCCCGCAATATGGTACCTAAATTATTGTCTGATATGGCcaaatcatatcaatttgtaagcgttctttagcaaagtcatagttcattaaatgtacaactgtatgacaaaacaagcgaaaatagtaactttttgcacaagatttgcaatttaaagaaaattgaccaTTGCtagttaatgggctattccagttattaTCCACACCCCCTCCAAAGATGACACTGGGATTTCCCACTCTTTCTCTTCTCAATATTACATGGGAAATCCCATCATGAAAGGTGCATAATGCATGGGAATTCCATGATGAAAGTGGCTCTTGAGTGGGAATTCCCATCATAAAAATGTAGTATCCCACATCTTCTTGCATGGAAATTCCCATCACAAAATGCCTCTTTGAATTGGAGTTCCCATCATTAAAATGCAGTACCCACTCACCCAAAGATGACACTGGGATTTCCCACTCACCTTCCTGTCAATATTATACTTGGGAGAGGATAATTGTGTGAGTACCCCAAAAATGTAGGAGGCTTGgaatgaaaatttcaaaaaagtaataataataataataataataatactaataataatagtaatgataatgataatactaatattaatagtactaataataatgataaataatgataaaacgatTCATGATAAATGCACCAAACGTAAAATAAGCTCATAGCGCTGTACATGCAAAGTATTTTACGAATAGGGCCCAGGTCCGGATCCGTTGACTGTGAGCCACTTGTAtttcaaaatgtaggcctatatcacccgCATACAAGAActttcaaaaagtacccaaagcaagtatttttcaGTAGTGTAAAAAGGACCCAAAACAAGTACTATGCGGTTGTTTTctcaccctaagcaagtatttaacAGTTACGACGAACACACATAAAACCACCAGTCAAGACCAGTCAAGAGGCCAAGAACCCCCCGGGCCCGGGGGGAGGGGGTGCatttgactttggaagtgacgaggatgtgcggacagcagttcaaaactaggggtctttcggtgagagcctaaacactgtaaaagggggtctttcagcgAGAAGGTCCCAAAAGGGggttctttccgtgagactgtggaaaatctgaccaaaaaggGGATCATTCAGTGAGTCTGGGAATAATTTTGGGTcatgatataaaagttgatacatttttttttaaatttatcaaaatatgacaaaaatttaaagaaaattcatgaaaaaatgGGGCCATAAGTGAGACTTATCAGgaacttcccaaaattttgagaaaaaagggatcttttggtgacaggaaaaaaaaaaaggggtcattgggtgagagttcagtaaaacaaaaaaggtggtcattgggtgagagggtgttgaaaacacattttgagGAGTTTTTGAGTTCAATTTTACCCAACATTTAACTTTTTTCTTGGTGCTGAATTTAGCTACCCTTTTTGAGTAACATGTacgattaaggttagcaactgatGCGATTTGGTAGtgcacatcatcttgcgaatggtagtgagctttggcaaaaattacattgatcatttcattcaaatatcacagatatacttttgtaggtcctgtgactcttgaattatgttgtaaagagggctgaaacaacaacacttttgtaaaacgtacataactaaaacaacaataaatcaagcaagttttcaaagtatatgatttgtagaataaaagtTGCAAAATATTAAACTGTTATGTTTCataagaaaaagatgaaaaaataaCAAGGTTTCGAACCAGTagcatcaaataaatcaattacAACGCCTTAGACCGGTCGGCCACCCAACCATTACATCACTCGGTGTCTggcgagccaatctgcattctattatttgcaaaagccgacgaccagagagaaattataaaaggagcagga
This DNA window, taken from Amphiura filiformis chromosome 16, Afil_fr2py, whole genome shotgun sequence, encodes the following:
- the LOC140136054 gene encoding monomeric sarcosine oxidase-like isoform X1; protein product: MVSLIRCLYTGYINNFENKLYMQLSILGFKIMARNQPNFYDYIVVGCGGIGSATLYWLTKGTRRTGTRVLGLEQFKLGHDNGGSQDVSRIIRLYYHEDYYTALARGAYNAWEEVERDSGEQLVFKTGGLILGKKGTIEEQIVYRYANSLKKHEIPFEMLEGKALRQRFPQFTADNLIALYQKEGGLVDAARGNSTHIQLAEANGATVLENATVSRIGRQADGTIVVYSSKGVFTCRRVIIIAGAWLNNVLRSIGLTIPVTVTQEQVTFFRTPHIKDCGKSRFPVFSYTLPEFNVYGLPPHGNTYFKLGIDAGMSPTVTAETRNFKPDPKREKFCVDFLKENIPKFLGPIAYTKTCLYTMTPDRNFVIDTCAKVNFPEVIVCCGAGHAYKFASILGKTLSDLALNRKPSYNLEPFKVDRPAITDPTFKKDMLYGREALKAKIAKSNL
- the LOC140136054 gene encoding monomeric sarcosine oxidase-like isoform X3, whose protein sequence is MARNQSNFYDYIVVGCGGVGSATLYWLTKKTKRTGASVLGLEQFKLGHDNGGSQDVSRIIRLYYHEDYYTALARGAYNAWEEVERDSGEQLVFKTGGLILGKKGTIEEQIVYRYANSLKKHEIPFEMLEGKALRQRFPQFTADNLIALYQKEGGLVDAARGNSTHIQLAEANGATVLENATVSRIGRQADGTIVVYSSKGVFTCRRVIIIAGAWLNNVLRSIGLTIPVTVTQEQVTFFRTPHIKDCGKSRFPVFSYTLPEFNVYGLPPHGNTYFKLGIDAGMSPTVTAETRNFKPDPKREKFCVDFLKENIPKFLGPIAYTKTCLYTMTPDRNFVIDTCAKVNFPEVIVCCGAGHAYKFASILGKTLSDLALNRKPSYNLEPFKVDRPAITDPTFKKDMLYGREALKAKIAKSNL